ttgttttgaaaataataaaacacggcTAATATGTAAATACTTTAAAGCGTCAAATTTAAACCGTTATTTTTATCATACGAAAAACAGCTTTGTTTTTTGTGAAGTGTTATTGAAACTTGCTGTAAGGAGCGCACGCAGGTAGGGGTTTTGGAGGTTAACCCCCCCCAAATATCAGAATATGTTCAGTAATCAAATATCCATTattgttcaaaagaaaaaaatagaaatggtacaaaattaatttcaactcaaattctCAAATTATGTTGaacgaaaaattttaataaatttgctgCGGGCGGTAATAGAATTTGTGCACAAAACAGAAACACGATGAGGCAGAACAATAAATgcctgtattttttttaaagaaagaaaaagaagaggtttttaactttttgtatgaagcttactattattattaacacAGAGTTGCTCTCTTTCACCATGTTTCTTATGGCTAAacatgaaaaattgaaaatagaaaattaactTGTTGTActcgtttttgaaaagatctcACGACCACTTATGAcacatttaaatatcaaaacaccGAAAAATCATTCGGTTAATTTATGTTAGTTTTaactgtaaattaaaaaaaaaacttttaacttaccTTTTTTCACTTCTTGAATTGTGAcagaattcaatatttttaatcatttgAATGCGTTTCTGCATTACAAGATATGTACCTTAATTTAAGACATAGTCATATTGTAAACCCGAGTCTATTTAAACTGGAGTCTAATTTGAACACAGCTGCTATTAGTAAAGATTTTTTcagctctgtttagttagaCACATGTTTAAGatatattctactacaatttaaaaaaaaattaacttaaacctatacaaaatgaCTTGTAGagggtaacaaaataaatagactccagattattgttttaaaatgggtttaaattgtctatgaataacataaactgaaCTTTAatttatcgaaaacaaaatcagAACCTATCAAGGCACTATGAATATGACCCTATGTCTTCGTCTTCGGTCTAAAGGTTCAGAACGCaatcaaaatcattatttctaGTATTTTCATGGTGAGTATAagaaaaacgtcaaaatttaaaaattcaatctagatttataaattgaatatgaatatgagaaaacaaaaaaaaagacaactgtGAAAGTAGAAAAAACTCCTTAtctctttgttattttttatatgtgtaTAAAATagtgtcaataaaaaaaagcacttggcagttaaaataaaaaaaataaaaacataatatatatatttttttacccCCCCCCCACAATTACTTTCTGCGTTGGCCCCTGCTTGCTGTAAATTAACTGTTACCTCTCAAAACCTTCATAATGATTTCGAAGGTCAATTTACAGTCGGTTTTAATCAGCGTTGATTACAAGTCCACGTAGTCACGATGTTCGGTATTCTTTCGATATTTCTATCATTTTTAGctgattcaattttgaaaaaagaggaaTCTCTAGAAGTGTTCCTTAGTAAAAAATATCCTAATTTATCGAAAACACAGGTTAATAATTATATTGTGAAGGAATACCATACAAACTTTTTACCGAAATTCAATTCGCGATACTGTGATACTGATAAGAATCGTGAGTTAGAAGGCTTATTTCAAGTAAAACAATCTAGTCAAGACAATACTATCAAATCGCATACCAGGCTTGTTGGGAGGCCAGTTAAAGCATTTGAAGAATGCTGCAATAGCAATAAGAAGGGCAAAATTAGTAAACTTCGGGATAATGTGCCTAAAGTTATAATAGAAGCTGCGGCTTCTCCAAAGATTTCAACTTTTGATGCTGATTCTGCTCTTGCCTTGGGCTTTCAGGGAAAATTGACAACAGAGCAGCATGAGGTTCTTTGAAAAGCTACGAATGAAATTGGGCACATCGTAAAAGAAAGTTACAGAAGCAAGACATAACTACTAACCGGATAACTCGACTGCTACTGAAACTTCTGCCTACGTTCCTTTGCAGGAACTTATAGATCACACGtgtaaaagaattttcaaaaaaaatgacaacGGTGAGCCAAGACCAGCATCTTATCTTGCACACCAAATGGGGATGCAATGGTGCAGCTACTTAGTTAAAGTCACTATATACAAAACTACGAAGTTTCATTGGAAGGTGTTTTTGATGAACATTTATTTCTTCCTGGtatagatttgtcttgctattGGCTatcattcctaaaaattttaccaaaatcattAGCCTAGATTTTATAGAGTTTTGTCTACTCACCCACTGTCCACTGTGCCGTCTAcgaagatttttcgaacaaaattttcttcagcgatgaagcacattttttacatttcacatgcttttttaataaactgtCGTATTTGGGATTCTTAGAATTTTCAAGTTCttaagagaggccattacatccacaaaaagtcattgtttggtgcgctctttggttcGGAGGTGTGATTAGGCCTTGCTTCTTTGAAAActacgatggaacgactgtctcTGTTAATcaggagcgttatggtcatattattaccgactttttttgcctgctatagAAAAATACGACTTGCAGAATATgtttcaacaaaacggtgcCACATACCACACAACTCGAGTGAATATATGTATCTTAATTGCAAAAGACATTTCCTGGGCGCGTAATTTTTCGTCGAGGCAATATCAActgataaacctttaactcttcaccactttaaaaaaccaatattcgtcaagttatggctgaaataCCGACCAATATGTGTCCAAAAAGTAgtagaaaattacctcaaaagaattgaGGCTTGTAGaaattcgcgtggtggtcatttaaatgattcaGACATAATAAcaatgttcaaaatttataataaaaagaaatacaatgaaaacaaatattttatatgtgttttacttacttacttaaggtgccgCTATAAACCGGGGcgaacctgggcctcaaccaacaagcgtctccagccagctcggtccctagctagctgtctccagtttcgcacgccaaattggttgaggtcctctctcacctgcgtgcgccacctgagtcgcggtttcCTGTACTGCGCCGTTACTCgatattggattcaaagaccttccgggctggatcgttgatgtccatccgctctacatgacctagccatctaagctatgtgttttatttacgtttatttctgaaaccgcaaaatggagaaccctatatatttaaataagtaaCTTTCTGGATCAATCAATTAAAGAAGAATAAGCTCTGTAGATTATtttgtcaattatattttgtttttattttaaatatgacacaagtgaataaaattatttgatcccacattaaatataattttagttcTTCTTTCCTGGTTAAGATAACTTTATCAGCAGTTGACAATATGAATTGAATTAAAGGGGGTTTTTCTTATTATCTCATAGTTAATATTATAGTTATTTGGTTAAACAAATCTACACACCTACGCTcgtaatttcatttaataataaaaacaaagggCAAAGTATTCCACACGTTTCAAAAACTGttcctcttcttttttaaaatcaagttactgtcaaaattaaatttcttatttcatttattgaaatttacaaACGTTCTGAAAGGAAAAAacctaaattgaaaaattaaattgtttattttatgtttttaatttgtcactcaattttaaaaaccatatCTAAAATCAATTCCTTTAAAACATACACATTGAtgtcaatatttcttttcttcttcattgAACGCACGTTTTACGCTGTTCATATGTCAAGAAGTATTAGGACATCGTTCAACTTATTTCTTAGAAACAAccctttttctttaaaagtgattacaacaaaataaatacagagCTTTAGAGCTCAATACATAATAACAAGACTTGCAACTAATTTGAATTGTAAATAAGTtcccaaacaatatttttaagggtttttcaaatttattttttagtctttTACTTCCTACACGAATTTATAAGTAAGTATAAATACTTGAAACACCTAAATTTTCTCCATTAAAACTGTTTTAACTCTTGCCTTTGACGgatcccacaccaaaatgtctTCAATCTTTGTAAAACTTTCCTCATCTTTCCGATGGATATTGGTTTTGGTTATAATCGGTGTAAGCACTTTACCAGCTCAAGGATTATCAGATACAAGctattgtgaaaaaaagctgAGTGATACCTTGGATTTGATTTGTAATTATGGAATTGGAGCTAAATTGAAAAGATCAGGtatgttgaaaaagtattttctttaaattaataaaaaaacaataatactttaaaatttagttgaacCAGTTGATAACTACGTTGACTCCGAGAACCAAATGTCATCTTCGTTTGAAGATTATCCAATGATATCACAGTTCCAACAAAACTCATTGGCCAAAACTCGAAGAAAGCGATATGGGCCTGAAGTTGCCAGTTTTGGTGAACGAATTGCCAGTGTTTGTTGTAGAAAACCGTGCACAATGGGAGAGCTTTTGATGTTCTGTAatcaatattaaacaaaaattcactgaattgacaaaaattaaatttcactattaaatattctttaacgATATATCGAGGGACCTGATTGTTTAAATTCAGCTGAAGTGAATTAACTACTACTTGCTTTTTgatcataaacaaaatattgttataaatttataaatacaaagttttatataatacattttgttatttattattttataccatattatgtacatattttgaaataaaataaaaaccagctTATTTAGAAAATACACTATAtagataagttttatttttcaaatattgtttttgttcccgatttttttaaaataatattttatgcagATAACTTTCAacagttttaaattgatttgaaaatattttttcttcgaattttttaacagtttttttaacagaatATTCGTGTGAGTTTAgagttttcaagaaataaaaagtccCAATAGCTTCTTAGTATTTTAAGTAAGGAGAAATTTTTATCGACTAAAGCATTTGAAGCTAGTTTTAGACAATCCAGAACGGTGAAAATTCAGCTGTAGAAGCTTGCAAATTGGTGAATAATTTTGAGCCGTAGGGACAAGTAAGTAATGGGATGAATCGAAACCGTATGCGTTGCTAAAGAATAAATGAGAATATTGCTTCTGTAATCCTTAGTGTTTTCGTAAAACAATTTTGTCGATTACTTTATTTGGAATAAAAGATACCACAATCAACTTATATCATACTTTGCCTAAAGACTTAGatctttatgaatttaaaattaaattaacactaCAATTCCAGTCGATTGATCTTCGCTGATCTGgtccttaaaattcaaaaatcgtCTTTAATCATAAGGCCCGTAGTGCCCGTTTTGTAATGGTTTGTGCCAGAGGACATAgggtttttcacgggtactgccctttgcgaggaattaacaaatcattcaagagtaattcgtgtcatgaaaagtgctttctcaaactagccatTTGGGTTCGATTTTAAAATagtaggttccctccattccTGCAATGAATCGTTGAGAGCTGAAGACAGTAGGCCTTCGTTCTCAAAGGAATCTCGTGCCACTTTATTTATAATGAGAAAGGCCATTTTCACCCCGGAAGCTACTTTAGTAACTAAAATTGTTGCATTTAAGCTTCGAAAATCCAAAAATGGTTGTTGAAAATCGTAACTGTTAAGTGCGTTTTTTGGCATGTCATGTCAGTGTGATTTGAAACTGTTACGGTGagtaaactaaaaaaatgtttactgtttTGCACTAACAGGGGAGGATtctactaaggcataacactagtagtgacGCATATCGAATATCAGtctgtggttcaactcagtGATATTTTCTAGGGTCTTTTGTCTGTTTaggttttcagtattttttatttgcaatgtcTGCAAAATTCCCAAGTATTCATGTttatagcttggtgcctttattcttgtCCCACCATAGCCTCGCCActtacattaggaatgatgttgcttatcagctcttacctcaatatggtctctgcaccaatcccttctttaatttcttgtgatttaaattttccataaaaaagcaaatcattcactattgcttcctttatcgaagccccaatttagacagagtgtcaacttctcgtgaatttgatgctttttctgtttccatccaaagaattgtttcgtcctatcctcgcactgaaatcatTGTTACGGGATATTTCAATGTatacaattcttcttggcttcaacattcgggccagacaacaccagaaggagtgtgtgctgagctgatcaacgagcccactcgtaTATCGggcgtggtaggtcgagcagaaaacactcttgacttgtttcttacctctgaccctggtaagtacagtATGAGTGTTCTaactcctctaggcacatctgaccattgtgacaattcgagaaagccaactgggatggtcttaataattattttaggatctttaactggtcactatgcttcctcgataaaGGCGTTGACGCACGCGCTGATCACAAAatttctcctgggaatgagaacttttatcccgcaCAGGGTTAAAAGCATGAGACCTAAGGTTTGCGAGCTGTAGAGAgcttattagggccaaagaagtaagtttccgttgctataaagccaaccctactgaggaaagccggacaAATTTCAAAGAAGCCAGAAAGGCCttcaacgcccatattcgacgaaacaaatttttacatgaccaaaagttacggcaaaaaatactgcaatgtcccaaagacgGTAcatatttttggtcatttgttaaaaaaaacatgaggaattcttcctcttcgttggttcctacgctcgttgtcaatgacactccatatgttagctctttagagaaagctatctTTGCAGTTCGTCgcaaattcaacgctgccagtgagtgttatgacacCAATATCATCGAGTGcattagtgattctatgggccAATATTTTTTCGCACTCTTACTATTGCGAGTgtcttaaaagatcttaacatacattcAACCGCTGGTCCGGTTGATATccctgctattgttctgaaaaggtgCTCTTCAACACTGTCAAAGTAACTGCATAAGGTTTTtaatctgtcctactcctcaggtctcgaaTAAAAGTGTGAAGACcataataaatgctggtgtgccccagggctctgttcctgtctgcaacttctaattcaatacattgtttcgctgacgaaagtgctcttagcttttcatattcgttttcaaattcatatccctcttcttcggatgtggaactgcaacgacaaaatatgataagctcattaaactccgacctaaacagcagtgcaaaatggggaataaaaaccgcatggaatttaatactttgaaaacccaatactgtcttgtatcgttacagcgagataggttaggttaggttggagtggctgtccagatgtcattgacacacgtagacctcaagggtccattgtgataccactagtGAGgtaactcatgggagagtaatgaatttaaacaaaccattttgtacttttaataaagttagagagacgttttgtgtcaatcgttgccagttcactggtgttatcgaagaagggattaccgaggaagttattccttctaatggagagtgctggacatgtacatagaaggtgttgcaCCGTTTaatcttcctcctcgtccatgcagcttctacagaagtcatttgtgtagccCCTaacctcagagcatgtcttcctatgaggcagtgtcccgttattactccaactgtagagcttatactttgtctgctcagtgatatcaagccttttgaccgttttaagtcaatacttggtcatatttgcttggttgctaggcaggtgcaactttgtgaccatctagcatttgttgtttctagagcatattgcttgagaagatatttgcgtgtagcaagtggtgttcctatgttatgtttttgtctaacatgaggcagaagtgttccgtttttggcgagctcatcgactttacaatttcccggaatgtctctgtggcccggcacccaaatgaggtgaatgttaaactgttccgtcatctcattcagagatgatcgacaatcgtggactgtttgagagtttgtatagacagacgcgagagatttaagagcggcctGGCTGTCTTTGTCTgtgaagattcgtatatccttacaagatataacgttttctttgagccaggatagtgcttctttaatcgccattacttcgacttccattttcgttgccaatAAAGCGCTTCCCTCCGCTGAAgaggcttctgtggggggcgtgtttagcgtatcttcatcttttttgtatatacggATCATGATTTCATCAAAACCTTACCTAATCACgcctttggtcgcggccagtggagccagtgattccctattgatcagcacgagagccgatctatagtgacccactgtctccttctcaacctgtggtactttccagtcgtgagtaGGCAGGTCCGAATTACTTGCTTTGATCAGTTTCATGGCcatgtctggacagttgtgaagagccgggaccattatacgtgctcttggccggcaaggaatattctcccgtgcaacaacctcgagcttggcaaccggccagacttctggcaagccattgacagca
This window of the Eupeodes corollae chromosome 3, idEupCoro1.1, whole genome shotgun sequence genome carries:
- the LOC129951004 gene encoding uncharacterized protein LOC129951004, with product MSSIFVKLSSSFRWILVLVIIGVSTLPAQGLSDTSYCEKKLSDTLDLICNYGIGAKLKRSVEPVDNYVDSENQMSSSFEDYPMISQFQQNSLAKTRRKRYGPEVASFGERIASVCCRKPCTMGELLMFCNQY